One segment of Acidimicrobiia bacterium DNA contains the following:
- a CDS encoding phytanoyl-CoA dioxygenase family protein, with the protein MRVPDAVLDEVRERGFALIEGFLAPDELKAAQAALWLHFPRPEDYFAQPASFPEYATSQFAGVEEFPYRSWDLNRLAFHPDLVDTAERFLATRELHLYKVELWAKYAGAANYEQPLHRDYGSHSLVVPRRDGRYQQLTTFIFLSDVTLEDGPTRIVPNDRGKDVPFTPLYIEFGALADVEVAATGPAGSLLLYRTDILHRGSDLVGAARSRFSLLADYQARGTTWGGKMAWPKQAPERWAKLMPQCSVRERDLFGFPRPGDAYWNEQTLSDVALRYPGMDMTPYGATKPSQPARGAPGGVGTDGTSGP; encoded by the coding sequence GTGCGCGTCCCAGACGCCGTCCTGGATGAGGTTCGCGAGCGCGGGTTTGCGCTGATCGAGGGCTTCCTCGCTCCCGACGAGCTGAAGGCGGCGCAAGCGGCACTCTGGCTGCACTTTCCGAGGCCCGAGGACTACTTCGCCCAGCCCGCGAGCTTTCCGGAGTACGCCACCAGCCAGTTCGCCGGCGTCGAGGAGTTTCCCTACCGGTCGTGGGACCTCAATCGTTTGGCCTTCCACCCCGACCTCGTCGACACCGCGGAGCGCTTCCTCGCCACGCGAGAGCTCCACCTCTACAAGGTCGAGCTGTGGGCGAAGTACGCCGGTGCCGCCAACTACGAACAGCCCCTGCACCGTGACTACGGCAGCCACAGCCTCGTCGTCCCACGGCGAGACGGTCGGTACCAACAGTTGACGACGTTCATCTTCCTCTCGGACGTCACGCTCGAGGACGGACCGACGCGGATCGTTCCCAACGACCGCGGCAAGGACGTCCCCTTCACGCCCCTGTACATCGAGTTCGGAGCCCTCGCCGACGTCGAGGTGGCCGCCACCGGTCCCGCCGGGAGTCTGCTCCTGTACCGCACCGACATCCTCCACCGAGGGTCGGATCTCGTCGGCGCCGCACGTTCTCGCTTCTCGTTGCTGGCGGACTACCAAGCGAGGGGAACGACGTGGGGCGGGAAGATGGCATGGCCGAAGCAAGCGCCCGAGCGATGGGCCAAGCTGATGCCGCAGTGCTCAGTCCGGGAACGAGATCTCTTCGGCTTCCCGAGGCCGGGCGATGCGTACTGGAACGAGCAGACGCTGTCGGACGTCGCCCTCCGCTACCCCGGGATGGACATGACGCCCTACGGGGCGACCAAGCCCTCCCAGCCGGCTCGTGGCGCGCCGGGCGGCGTCGGAACGGATGGCACGAGCGGCCCATAG
- a CDS encoding alpha/beta hydrolase, translated as MATYVLIHGAGSDSWYWHLVAPRLRARGHDVVAPDLPSDDDSAGLAEYVEVVLDAIGGRSDLIVVGQSLAGFTAPLVCAQVPVSLLVLVAAMVPMPGEPPGEWWVHTRWAEARRRQAELDGRPIAADIDPMAEFFHDVPPDLVSEAMARGERIQSGTPFEKAWPLDAWPEVPTRFILCRNDRFFPPEFLRRVVDERLGITPDELDAGHLPALSQPGELVDRLEAYRLACEQRVNQNQQ; from the coding sequence ATGGCCACCTACGTCCTGATTCACGGCGCGGGATCCGACTCGTGGTACTGGCACCTCGTCGCTCCCCGGCTCCGTGCCCGGGGTCACGACGTGGTTGCACCAGACCTCCCGTCCGACGACGACTCGGCCGGCCTGGCCGAGTACGTCGAGGTTGTTCTCGATGCGATCGGAGGTCGCTCGGACCTGATCGTGGTGGGGCAGTCACTCGCAGGATTCACCGCGCCGCTCGTTTGTGCTCAGGTGCCGGTGAGCCTCCTGGTTCTCGTTGCCGCGATGGTCCCGATGCCTGGCGAGCCACCGGGGGAGTGGTGGGTCCACACCCGGTGGGCGGAAGCCCGCCGCCGCCAGGCCGAGCTCGACGGCCGCCCGATCGCAGCCGACATCGACCCCATGGCGGAGTTCTTTCATGATGTACCGCCCGACCTTGTGTCGGAGGCCATGGCGAGGGGCGAGCGGATCCAATCCGGCACGCCGTTCGAGAAGGCGTGGCCGCTCGACGCATGGCCGGAGGTCCCGACCCGGTTCATCCTGTGTCGGAACGACCGCTTCTTTCCGCCCGAGTTCTTGCGGCGGGTCGTCGACGAGCGTCTCGGAATCACTCCAGACGAGCTGGACGCTGGTCACCTGCCCGCACTCAGCCAGCCGGGAGAGCTGGTGGACCGCCTTGAGGCGTACCGGCTGGCGTGCGAGCAGCGTGTCAACCAGAACCAGCAGTAG
- the ligD gene encoding non-homologous end-joining DNA ligase has product MSPGETRRVPAVDLPVGDRVVRISNPDRVYFPLRRATKLDLARYYLSVGDGIVRALRERPCMLHRFPEGVSGEKVHQKRLPRGAPPWVETVRVDFPSGRHADELCVTQLASVIWAVQMSTVEFHPWNSRRRDTERPDEWRIDLDPMPGCSFDTVRRVAHVAHEVLDELGAVGWPKTSGGSGLHVYVRIQPRWDFADVRRAALAFARAVERRAPDDVTTVWWRKDREPGKLFVDYNQNARDHTIASAYSVRGVPEATVSTPITWDEIDDVEPHDCTMETVPRRFASLGDLHEGIDDAVYSLDTLLEWAARDEREGHVDPGT; this is encoded by the coding sequence GTGAGCCCCGGCGAAACGCGCCGAGTGCCGGCGGTCGATCTTCCAGTCGGAGATCGCGTCGTCCGGATCTCGAATCCCGACCGCGTCTACTTCCCGTTGCGTCGAGCAACGAAGCTCGACCTCGCCCGGTACTACCTCAGCGTCGGCGACGGCATCGTCCGAGCCCTGCGGGAGCGACCGTGCATGTTGCATCGCTTCCCTGAGGGAGTCAGCGGCGAGAAGGTGCACCAGAAGCGGCTTCCACGCGGTGCCCCGCCATGGGTTGAGACGGTGCGGGTTGACTTCCCGTCCGGACGACATGCCGACGAGCTCTGCGTGACCCAGCTCGCCAGCGTCATCTGGGCGGTGCAGATGTCGACGGTGGAGTTCCACCCCTGGAACTCCCGCCGCCGAGACACCGAGCGACCCGACGAGTGGAGGATCGACCTGGATCCGATGCCCGGGTGCAGTTTTGACACCGTTCGGCGCGTTGCCCACGTAGCGCACGAGGTCCTCGATGAGCTCGGGGCCGTCGGGTGGCCAAAGACATCGGGCGGGTCAGGCCTCCATGTCTACGTCAGAATCCAACCACGTTGGGACTTCGCGGACGTGCGTCGAGCGGCACTGGCGTTCGCTCGAGCCGTGGAGCGCCGAGCGCCGGACGACGTCACGACTGTCTGGTGGCGAAAGGATCGGGAGCCCGGGAAGCTGTTCGTCGACTACAACCAGAACGCCCGGGACCACACGATCGCCAGCGCGTATTCCGTGCGCGGGGTCCCCGAGGCGACGGTGTCGACCCCGATCACTTGGGACGAGATTGACGATGTCGAGCCGCACGACTGCACGATGGAGACGGTTCCGAGGCGCTTCGCCAGTCTGGGCGACCTCCACGAGGGAATCGATGACGCGGTGTACTCGCTCGACACGCTGCTCGAGTGGGCCGCGCGCGACGAGCGGGAGGGACACGTCGACCCCGGCACCTGA